In a genomic window of Roseiflexus castenholzii DSM 13941:
- a CDS encoding cobyrinate a,c-diamide synthase produces MSALPRLLFAAPMSGSGKTTITAGLIAALTARGLIVAPFKCGPDYIDPGYHALAAGRACFNLDAWLTPPDQIAGVLARRSADADIAIIEGVMGLFDGYSGDDDTGSSAHIARLTATPVVMVLDARAMARTAAAIVAGLRDFDTQTTIVGVILNRVGSSRHARMVQDAIEGSVGIPVLGFLQRDETLTLPERHLGLIPVAEPGRWQAWLREVRARIEATVDLERVVALARTAPSLDDRAVTLPLFARNERDSEPVIAVARDEAFSFLYEENLDLLRASGARIAFFSPLRDTTLPEGTAALYLCGGFPELYAEALSANRVLLRAIRKAVDAGMPVYAECGGLMYLTDAIIDAEGRAFPMVGALGGRSVMTPRLTLGYRTVRAESDTWLWQKGETLRGHEFHYSAWNDRPERLPRLYTCLPDAMRPAAFSEGAVLNNTLASYIHIHFLACPQAAQRFVAAAAAWQKGARL; encoded by the coding sequence ATGTCCGCTCTGCCGCGTCTGTTGTTTGCCGCGCCGATGAGCGGCAGCGGCAAAACGACGATCACCGCCGGATTGATCGCTGCGCTGACGGCGCGCGGTTTGATTGTTGCGCCGTTCAAATGCGGACCGGACTACATCGATCCGGGGTACCATGCGCTTGCCGCCGGACGCGCCTGTTTCAACCTCGACGCCTGGTTAACGCCGCCGGATCAAATCGCCGGGGTCCTGGCGCGGCGCAGCGCCGACGCCGACATAGCGATCATCGAAGGGGTGATGGGGCTGTTCGACGGGTACTCCGGCGATGATGACACCGGCAGCAGTGCGCATATCGCGCGCCTGACCGCCACACCGGTTGTGATGGTGCTCGATGCGCGGGCAATGGCGCGCACCGCAGCCGCGATCGTCGCCGGGTTGCGCGATTTCGACACGCAGACGACGATTGTGGGCGTGATCCTCAACCGGGTTGGGAGTTCGCGCCATGCACGGATGGTGCAGGACGCTATCGAGGGAAGCGTCGGCATACCGGTGCTCGGCTTTCTTCAGCGCGACGAGACGCTCACATTGCCGGAGCGTCATCTGGGACTGATTCCGGTGGCAGAGCCGGGACGCTGGCAGGCGTGGCTGCGCGAGGTGCGCGCGCGTATCGAAGCAACCGTTGACCTGGAACGGGTCGTTGCGCTGGCGCGCACCGCGCCGTCGCTCGATGATCGCGCCGTCACACTGCCGCTCTTCGCGCGCAATGAGCGCGACAGTGAGCCGGTAATCGCCGTTGCGCGCGATGAGGCGTTCAGTTTTCTCTACGAAGAGAATCTCGATCTGCTGCGCGCGTCCGGCGCACGGATCGCCTTCTTTAGCCCGCTGCGCGACACAACGCTTCCCGAAGGAACAGCGGCGCTCTATCTGTGCGGCGGTTTCCCCGAACTCTATGCCGAAGCGCTCAGCGCCAACCGCGTTCTGCTGCGCGCCATTCGCAAAGCGGTTGACGCCGGAATGCCGGTGTACGCCGAATGTGGCGGGTTGATGTATTTGACCGACGCCATCATTGATGCCGAAGGGCGCGCCTTCCCGATGGTCGGCGCACTCGGCGGACGCTCGGTGATGACGCCACGTTTGACGCTCGGCTATCGAACGGTGCGCGCCGAGAGCGACACCTGGCTCTGGCAGAAGGGCGAAACCCTGCGCGGGCATGAGTTTCACTACTCCGCCTGGAACGATCGACCGGAGCGCCTGCCCCGGCTCTACACCTGCCTGCCCGACGCTATGCGTCCGGCAGCGTTTTC
- the cobA gene encoding uroporphyrinogen-III C-methyltransferase: MTGKAYLVGAGPGRADLITVRGLTVLRQADAVLYDRLIAPELLEEAPPRAERIFVGKRPGHHALRQEGINELLVRLVRDGLQVVRLKGGDPSVFGHVAEEAEALVAAGLPYEVVPGVSSAIGVPAYAGIPLTRRRVASAFAVVTAHEASETASGIDWHALAAMPTLVVLMALTRLDVVCANLIAAGRDPHTPAALISRGTTAQQRVLRATLATLFDAQLRADLPPPAVLVVGAVAALTDTLAWFDPASAPAHHMFWEDE, translated from the coding sequence ATGACCGGCAAAGCATACCTGGTCGGCGCCGGTCCTGGTCGCGCCGACCTGATCACGGTTCGCGGACTGACCGTGCTTCGTCAGGCTGATGCGGTGCTCTATGATCGCCTGATTGCGCCTGAACTCCTTGAGGAAGCGCCGCCGCGCGCCGAGCGCATCTTCGTCGGCAAGCGTCCGGGGCATCACGCGCTTCGTCAGGAAGGGATCAATGAATTGCTGGTGCGCCTGGTGCGCGATGGGTTGCAGGTCGTGCGGTTGAAGGGGGGCGATCCGTCCGTCTTTGGGCATGTCGCCGAAGAAGCGGAGGCGCTCGTCGCTGCCGGTCTGCCGTATGAAGTTGTGCCGGGTGTTTCTTCGGCAATTGGCGTGCCTGCATACGCGGGCATACCACTGACCAGGCGCCGTGTGGCATCGGCATTCGCGGTGGTCACTGCGCACGAAGCGTCGGAAACCGCCAGCGGCATCGACTGGCATGCACTTGCAGCCATGCCAACGCTCGTGGTGTTGATGGCGCTCACCCGCCTCGACGTGGTCTGCGCAAACCTCATCGCCGCCGGGCGCGACCCGCACACCCCGGCGGCGTTGATCAGCCGCGGAACGACGGCGCAGCAGCGCGTGCTTCGCGCAACGTTGGCAACTCTTTTTGATGCGCAGCTGCGCGCCGACTTGCCGCCCCCTGCCGTCCTGGTTGTCGGCGCCGTCGCGGCGCTGACCGATACCCTTGCCTGGTTCGACCCGGCGAGTGCGCCAGCGCACCATATGTTCTGGGAGGACGAATAA